GGGGGAGAGCGGCACAGGCAAAGAACTGGTTGCGCGAGCGATTCACTACAATGGGCACCGCAAAGACAAACCCTTTCTCGCACTTTTCTGCGGCTCACTGCCAGACGCATTGCTCGAAAGCGAGCTATTTGGCTACAAAAAAGGAGCTTTCACTGGCGCATCAGCTGACAAACCCGGTTTATTCGAGGCAGCAGATGGCGGCACGCTGTTCCTCGACGAAGTAGCTGACCTGAGTCCGTCCATTCAAACCGCGCTCCTGCGTGTATTGCAAGAAGGAGAAGTAAAACGCATTGGTGAAAACCACGTGCGCCATGTTGATGTCCGTATTATCTCAGCATCCAATAAATTGCTGACCGATTTGGTTGAAGAAGGCGCATTCAGGGAAGACCTCTTTTACAGGCTCAACACCATCACCCTTGTCACACCACCCCTCAGAGAACGAGGTGAAGACATTGTATTGTTAGCACACCATTTTCTAGACAAATATGCCACAGGCACCCGGTCTTATGTAAAAGGATTTGAACAAGAGGCAATTCAAGCCCTGAAATCTTATCACTGGCCTGGCAACGTGCGTGAATTGCAGAATTCCATAGAGCGCGCTGTTGTGCTGGCTACCGGTGAAATGATCAACAGCACTGACCTGAGTTTGCCAGCCCTTTCAGGGCCGCTCGACAAAAAATACCAGCCGACAACCTATGCCGGCAAAACTTTGAAAGCGATCGAAAAAGAAGTTGTTTTGCAAACACTGGAAGAATGTGAGCACAACGTCTCAAAAACGGCGCGTACCCTTGATGTATCGCGTAGCTGGTTACACTACAGGCTAAAGGAATGGGAAATCACAAATCCATAGGTGGTGTCACACCGTTCCTTAAAATCCAGGAAGGCACCTGGGCCGGCGTATTCAAAGCTCATGATGCGTCGCTGGACAGGTACGTCCTGTTGAAAGTGCTACACGACCGCTTCCGGCACAACGCTTCCCTCGTAAGCCAGTTTGAACAGGAAGCCCGTCTGATGGCCAAAGTACAGCACCCCAATGTTGTTCAAATACTCGCGTACGGCGAAGATCAAAACCGGGTATACCTCA
The window above is part of the Bacteroidota bacterium genome. Proteins encoded here:
- a CDS encoding sigma-54 dependent transcriptional regulator, coding for GESGTGKELVARAIHYNGHRKDKPFLALFCGSLPDALLESELFGYKKGAFTGASADKPGLFEAADGGTLFLDEVADLSPSIQTALLRVLQEGEVKRIGENHVRHVDVRIISASNKLLTDLVEEGAFREDLFYRLNTITLVTPPLRERGEDIVLLAHHFLDKYATGTRSYVKGFEQEAIQALKSYHWPGNVRELQNSIERAVVLATGEMINSTDLSLPALSGPLDKKYQPTTYAGKTLKAIEKEVVLQTLEECEHNVSKTARTLDVSRSWLHYRLKEWEITNP